The genome window GTAGAATTCCTGCACCTTGTCATGAAGCATAGAAGCATGGAGAAGACCATTTCTCCATTCGTCAGGAATATGGCATATTCCAAATTTAGCACCCAGGATAGCTCCTGCTACTGCAGCATTTGTATCCGCATCTCCTCCTGATAAAACAATCTTCAAGATACCCTTTTTATACGAGGTTGCATGCCAATAAGCCCATAGGGCAGCCCCTAAAGTTCTGAGCGTATATCCCATACTCTTTTCATCATCCAGACACAAAGAA of Segatella copri contains these proteins:
- a CDS encoding ADP-ribosylglycohydrolase family protein; this translates as MTSNAENICKLTHFDPRCVGSCVIVSSIIHALVFENRILDYEDVIGIAKQYDERIVPFVDLAYHEGLDSLCLDDEKSMGYTLRTLGAALWAYWHATSYKKGILKIVLSGGDADTNAAVAGAILGAKFGICHIPDEWRNGLLHASMLHDKVQEFYAMYR